AGGCTGCCGAAGCCCCCGCTCTGGATCAGGCCGGCGACCCCGACGGTGGCGCAACCTCCTCCCTGGACGTAGCGCCCGCCCTCGGTCGTCACCGCATTGTAGGTCCGCATCCAGATGCATCCGGAGCCCACCGAAACCGCGGGCACGGCCGCCTGCTTGCCTTCACATCCTCGGGGGACGAAGGAGTCGTGCAGTTGGAGGTGGTCCATGGGACGCGTCCAGAGGAGCAGCGAATCGGGGGCGTTGGAGGTTCCCTGGTAACTGTGGCCGCCGCCCTTCACCACCAGCCGCAGGCGGCGCTGGCGGGCGAAGTCCACGGCGGCGGCAACGTCCTGCGCGCTCTTGGCGGCCACCGCGTAGACGCTCGGCATCGATTTCCAATGGTCCAGCCAGCCCGAGGTCTGCGTGAGCGCCGGGGTATCGCCCAGGAAGTAGGGGTTCTTGAGGTTCTCGAGGATCTCTTTGCAGCCCGGGTTGGAGGCGTCGCCGCAGGCCGTGAACGGCGAGGACAGTTTCAACAGGTCCCCTTGCAGCTTCCCCCGCAGCTCCTCCCATTCCGCGGCCGAGGGCCACTCCGGATCGCCCGGCCGCACGCGGCGAAAGGCAGCGCCGGAACTCTCTGCGGCGGAACGCGCCACCGCGCTGGCCGACAACATGGCGACGAACTTCAGGAAATCTCTTCGGTCCATGCTCACCCCCGGGCCGCGCCGCTTGGTCTGGTCGCCGATGCGTGGTGCGGATGATACAGGCGCCCGCCGATCAAGGAAAGCGCAACCTCGGAGGGGCAATGCGGTTGCTTCTCTCGCCCTCCCGACCTACCATGGGCGCCCATGACCATCACCACGAGGGTGCAAGCCGGCGTGCTCGCGCTCTTTGTTCTGGTGGGCGGCTGCGCTCCGCTGGAGCCGGCTCGCCCGCTGCGCCCCCTTCCCAACTCCGCGAACCTCGCGGCGGCGCCCGGGGCTGCCGATTTCGTCTTCTACGTGTTTGGCGACAACCGCCCGAAAAAGGCCAAGGACGGGCCCACTCCCACCATCCAAGCCATCGCGGCCGATCTCGCCGCCGCCGACCCCAAGCCGGTCCTGGCGCTCTCCTGCGGCGACCTGATCGAAGGCAAGGACCCCACCCAGGAGGCCACCATCCGCTCCGAATACCAGGCCATCTTCAGCGTGCTTCACTCCGCCGGCGTCCCCATCTTCAACGCTCCCGGCAACCATGAGATGGACGACGCCCAGGACGTCCCCAACGCCACCATGACCACCTGGTACGCCGAGATGGTCGGCTTGCCCTACGGCTCCTTCGACTACGGCAATTCGCACTTCATCGCGCTGAATACGGAAGAGATCGCGCCTCCCGAGGTCGTGCGCTCTCCGCGCGCGCCCACCGACGAGCCTTCCGGCACCCTGGATCCCGGTTACATCTCTCCGGCCCAGCGGCGGTGGCTGGCGCACGATCTGGCCGCCAGCCGCCACCAGGCCAACGTATTCCTCTTCATGCACCACTCCGTACACGCGCGCAAGGCCAAGAACCAGCTCGACGCCGCCAGCGCCGCCGCCCTGCAGGCGATCCTCAGCCAGTATCCCAACGTCAAGGCCGTCTTCTCCGCCCACGAGCATCTTTACTACAATCCGCAGGCCCCGGATGACCTGCAGGATCCCATGGCCGGAAGCGCCGGCTCCGGACCGCGCTATCTGGTCACCGGGGGGGCGGGCGCGCCTCTCGAGTCCGGCGACCACGGCTTCTATCACTACCTGATCGTCACGGTCCACGGCGCCGACGTCACCGTCCGGTTGGTGAAGCTCCCTTAGGGGAGAGGCGATAGCCCTCGCCCCCGTCCCGTTTTGGAACCGATCCCGGTGTGGCATCCTGCCCCTCAATCCCTTCTTGCCCCTCCGCTCCCGCGCCGCCCCGCCGGGCTATGCTGAGTTTGGAGGTTGCCGCCATGCTCGCATCTACCAGCGTCGCCGGCGCTCTCGGCGACTGGCTCAAACGCTACTGGCTGGCCTGCGGCCTGGCCCTGTTCATCCTCCTGGCGGTGGTGCTCTTCCTCACTTACTGGGACGATCCCGCCCGGCCGGCGGCCCTGCTCGGCTTCCTCGCCGTGATGTTGCTGGTGGGAACCACGGCCGAGTACCTGCGCACCACCCAGCAGGGTCTGCTCCTGCTGCAGGAGGTGCTCCGCCGCCAGAACGAGCTGGGCATCAAGTTCAGCGTGCGCGCCAGCCATGGCCGGGCGCGGGTGCAGGTGGCCAACATCGGCGCCCCCAGTGCGGTGGTGACCCGGGTGGTGGTGCGCGCCCAGGAGCGCCGGCCCCTCACCCTGCACAAGCACCTGGTGGTCCGCTCCGGAGACCGCCACGGTTTCTATCTGCCCGACGTAGTGTGGAGCGGCGCCCTGCAACTGCACCTGGAGGTCACCCTGTGCTGCGAATCCGCGCTGCAGCGCTCCCGCGAGGCCAAGGCCTACACCGTCTTCGTGACTACCGAAGGCCAGGTGCACAAGGTGCTCAAGGGACTGCGCTCGCTGTGGCCGGTCACCTGCCCCAACTGCGGCCAGCATGCCGACCTGCACATGCGCACCGACGGCCTCACCAACTTCGCCGACGCCTTCGCCCGCCAGGAGCGCATGCGCTATCACCTGCGCGAGAGCTGTCCCAGGCACGACTCTCCCTGGAGGCTGCGGGCCACGCCGGCGGCCAGCCCCTTCGGGCCCATCCGCGTGCCCGAGGACGAGTGGCGGGGCCTGCCCCCCACCGGCTCGCTCGGCCCCGGCCCGCGGGGTTGACGCCGCCCCGGCGGACTGCTCCTCCGGAGGAGGTTGCCTTCCCGCTCCGGCGCTCCGCGCCGGCCGGAAACAACTTCCGCAACTCTCGCCAGGTCAAGGGGTTTGGGAGGGTAGGCCCTCCGTTCGGCGGACGATTTTTCAGGCAACCGCGGAGGCGGGCGCGGAATCTATGACTACTGTGCTAAAGTAGGGCCGCCGAAGGTGGGGATTTTCGCTCCATGGAATTAGCGCTGAACCTGTGCTGGCTGGCGGTAGTCGTCGCAGCCTATGTGTGGTGGCTGCGCCGGCCGCGCTACCGCGGGCGCGCCTTACGCAGCCGGGACGAGTGGATGGCGGGCGTGCTGGTGTTGGCCGCCATCCTGGTGCTGATCTTCCCCGTCATCTCCGTCAGCGACGACGTGCGCGCGGCCCGCGAGTTCCTGGAAGAGCCCTCTTCCGACCAGCTCCTGGCCAAGAACCTGGAAGTCCAGAAGCGCGTGCCGCTGGGGCAACTGATCACGCCCGCCGCCGCGCTGGCCCATCCCGAGGCCCCCGCCGGGAGGTTGCGCGTCCTGGGGATCGTGTGCGTCACCGACCTCGCCTCGCATCACATCGACCCCGTCCCCCCCGTCCGCGGCCGTTCTCCTCCCCAAGCCTGATCGTTCGCCACTTCTCCGTAATCCGCACTCTTGGAACCTATCGCACCGCGAGAAGCATCGAACGCGGCTCCGGCCGCCAGAATCAGAAGGAGTGAGTCATGAATCAGTTGCACAAAAGGCTGCAGACCATGCCCCTCACCGAGCGGGAAAAGGAGATCGTCCTGCTCCTGGCCCAGGGACATCCCAACAAGGAGATCGCCAACCGCTGCAACATCACCGAGCACACGGTGAAGGACCACCTCAAGAACGTCTATCAGAAGACCGGGATCCACCAGCGCACCGCGCTGCTGGCCCGCCTGATGGGCGTGGACGGCACGGCCTAGTCCGCCGCACGGCTCGACGCAAGCTGGCTCCGCGCGCGGAGGCACCGCCTCCGCGCGCAGTTTTTTTGTGCGCGCAACCGGCGTCTTGTTGGATTGTCATCCTGCGCTCGTGCCTGCGAGGTTTTTCTCCGGCCCGCTTGCGGGCCGCGCGGGCACGAGCCGGAAGGACCTTGCGTTTTCTTCGGGCGCGCATCGCTATAATCGAAGATCGAGCCCGGTGCGCGCCTGCACCGCGGTGGGGTCGAGCTCCATCCAATCACCGAGGATCCCGAACTTGGCAACCCAGACCGCCGACCCGCCCAAGCCCGCCGCGCGCGAGCAGGTCTTCGACCTCTTCCGCCGCTGGGGCTACCTGGAAGCGGCGCTCGATCCTCTGGGCCAGATGCCGCCTCAGCCGCATCCCGAATTGCGCCTCTCCGGCCCCGCCGCCGACCAGGCACGCCGCATCTACTGCGGCGCCATCGGCGCCGAGTTCCAGCACATCCCCGACCCCGCGCGCCGCCGCTGGATCGAAGAGCGCATGGAGGTCGCCGGCGCCGCGCCCAGCGTGGACGGCCCGCGTCTGCTCGAGCGCCTCCTCCGCGCCGACCTCTTCGAGCAGGTCCTGCAGGCCCGCTACCTGGGCACCAAGCGCTTTTCCCTA
The DNA window shown above is from Terriglobales bacterium and carries:
- a CDS encoding metallophosphoesterase → MTITTRVQAGVLALFVLVGGCAPLEPARPLRPLPNSANLAAAPGAADFVFYVFGDNRPKKAKDGPTPTIQAIAADLAAADPKPVLALSCGDLIEGKDPTQEATIRSEYQAIFSVLHSAGVPIFNAPGNHEMDDAQDVPNATMTTWYAEMVGLPYGSFDYGNSHFIALNTEEIAPPEVVRSPRAPTDEPSGTLDPGYISPAQRRWLAHDLAASRHQANVFLFMHHSVHARKAKNQLDAASAAALQAILSQYPNVKAVFSAHEHLYYNPQAPDDLQDPMAGSAGSGPRYLVTGGAGAPLESGDHGFYHYLIVTVHGADVTVRLVKLP
- a CDS encoding LuxR C-terminal-related transcriptional regulator, translated to MNQLHKRLQTMPLTEREKEIVLLLAQGHPNKEIANRCNITEHTVKDHLKNVYQKTGIHQRTALLARLMGVDGTA